Genomic DNA from Schistocerca serialis cubense isolate TAMUIC-IGC-003099 chromosome 5, iqSchSeri2.2, whole genome shotgun sequence:
CAGCGCACAGAGCTATCCCTGCTATTCCTGCCCCTTCGCATCCCTCCTCAACCCCACCACCCATCCCAGTAGTTTGCTACTTATGTAAGGTGCACTTtgcttgtgtggatgtgtgtgaattTTCTAATTCAGAAGGACGACTCTGTCTGcgaaaacttaaatattttagcAGTCTCTTACATTGTCACTGTCtgtctcctctatgtggtgagtagcagtctgttcTTTTTATATTGTTGTTAGCCGTTATGTGTAAGTTTTAATTGTGGAAATTGAGTTAAATTACTAATTTGGTTCCTCATGACAATGGTCAAAATTAAGAGTACATGAAAGAACTTTCTGATGGTCAGCTCCTTGCACTTTGTTGTAGAGTTGCACCCTCTTCAATATGAAGTTAGCGTCTGTGTGCAGCAATAGCTGCCACAGATGACAGTCCATTTGTATTTGGAGAGTGACTGAATAGATATAAACAATGAATAGCATGAACCGATATAATGTCCATCATCTTATTTTTCTGCACTTAGGATCAATAGACACAGTTTTTGCAGTTCTGTAAAAACATGCTTAACCGACTAATTTTCAGTAACTTAGAATGTATATTACACTTCACTGAGTTCCTGGTGATGAATCCAGATTTTCCATGTACAATCTTGTCAGAGGTGAGTGCAGCAACTAGCATTGTACAGTTTATTTACTGAAAGTGGACACAGTGTCATAGGATGTAATCACATATTGATGTCATGGACTACATCTTTGTAAGCCTTTCAAAAGAATCCACATGTGACCAGTAGTGGGCCCGCGTGGGATCTTCTTTCACCAACACAAGATGCCTGGCCCTCTAAAGCCAGGACATAGTCATCTCTGAAACTTCCTGAGGGATTAGAATTGTGCTCAAGACCAGATATTGCACCACATTCTTTCCCTACTATAGACATTACAGATCGAGCTGGGTGCTAATCCTAGCCCAAGGCACAGAGTTAATTTACCAATAAGTTTCATTACAGACTATAGTCTTCTTTGTGAAGAACTCATTATTGCTATATTTTTCTTATTGGGTCCTAAAACCAGAAAGTTCTGCATCTATTTTGCAATCAAGCCTGAACTCGTGATTCTTTTTCTGCTCATGATGGCGAAAAGCGTATGTTGGTGTCATTTTCAAGTCCCTCAGAACTGTGTTTGTCATTTAAGTGTTTCTGAACCGCCTATTATATTTTGGATTGTTCACCAAATGGCTCATGGGGAAGCTCTTTTGCATGGAACTTAAAGGAGATTACTTTGAGATGTTAGCTTGAATTTTGTAAAATTCACCATTTACCTCACTCTGAAACTATCATTGTGATCAGAGTACATAAAGCAGAAATGAAGGGTCATCAGTTTATAGGGtaaaataaaagtaattgtgaGTTTTGAGTAAAGCAAACAGAAATCCAGATGAAGAACAACACCGAGTCATTAGTTTTCAgttatttgaatgttccatggatcattagTGCGAACTCTCCTCATGTTGTGGAATGAATCAGTTTTACAATTATAAGACACTCTCTCAGTGAATTGCGTTGCAAGTTGCTGATTGTTTACATATTTTTCTATTTACTATGATTTCTACTAAACTAtgttcactcactctctctctctctctctctctctctctctctctctctctctccctctcgttgACAGCAAATTTCGTAAGGCAGACTGTGAGGCTATATCAATACTCCAGCTGTTTCAAAAATGTGTATAAGAGTTTTTAGAGTAGTGGTTGCCACTTATTATACTTACAGCTCACTACAGTGGAACAAGCACTTCCTTGCTCAATAATGAGTTACATCAGAATATGATGTGTAAAACATATTGGAAGTCCCATGCCTTttggcagagcgtaggggaacaatgcgggagacccacaccgccgtacttattgaggtggtttgccattgccttcctccgaccgtaatggatatgaatgatgatgatgatgatgatgatgaagacaacacaacaaaacCCAATCATCTCGGGTCAGGTGAAAATCCCtgccctgctgggaatcgaacctgggaccttgtgctgaggaagtgagaatgctactgcgagaccacgacctgcggactttACACATATTACTAAATGAAATTAGGGACGtgagttaaatatttgacatttacATCTTCAAAATCTGATTTATCAAAAATGTAAAAGTAGCAGTGCTTAGACAGTTAAGATGATTCGTCACAAGCTGTCACTTGGAGTCATACACCACAGTCCCTCACACTGTGATGCCAACTTTGACAATAAGTATGCCTACTCTCACATTCCCATGCACTcacgggccactgtcacatctgaatgtcccaCAAACTTGGATATTACATTCAACCCTCCaatcacaatgaggcccctttcaaactcttgtCAGGCATTGATAACACTGTCTCGCACAAGTACACAGCATCTCCATTTCTgtgcagtgatcactcaacatctgaccctGTTGAAGCCTTTTGTATACCCTATCAGACTTGGTAACAGCACTATACTtgcacaacactaatgcactctggtagctGTTCTATCTGTCAAAGAGAATTgctgctctaatcatttacatgccgTTACCACCATGCATTATTTGTAATTGTGTGGTCAGGTCTTAGCCAGCACAGGATTGCAAGTATTGTTTTTAATCAGAGTTCAAAGGGTATCAATTATTAATTTCCACaaataatttatttgcattttcatgtGTTGGAAGCACATCCATTGGACTTCATTATAAGAGACATCACTTACATTTGCATATAACAGAATATAACAGAAACAAGAGCAGCCCAAATATTGACCTCTGTGGTTCATACTCCGTGATTGTTCTCCATTCGACAATGCACTGCGGCCAAAGCGTCTTCCAAGCAGAAGTTAGAGTTCTGTTGGTAACCCTTTCGCACGCCTTTTCGATCGTCTTGACGCCAGCAACGACGTTGAAGTGATATGTCCAAAACTCTCTGAGAATGAAATTGGTAGCCTCAGTCAATTAAAAGCAGTGCATAAGAGTGCTTCAGTGTAGAGTTTCTTAACCCTTTTGGGATGAAAGGCCCATATACGTGGCCCGATGCAGCAGTCGCTATGGGATGCGAGGCCCGTATACGTGGCCCGATTGTCATGTCACACACCCAGCGCCTTATCTAGGGACTGGCTTGGAGGAGTAGCGACATGGGACGGGGCGCATTCTGTTGGGAAAAATGTGAACTACACGCAGAGTGCGGGTGACTGGCACGTGCTCAACCCCTCTCCCCACAGTCTTCCCCTCAGCGATCTACTAATTGGTCACGCTGTTGCTAGGGAGCATGCGTGACACCTGCAGTCATGTTTATGTTTGCGCATCAGTGACTTATTGTCTTCTAAATTAAGTGGTGATTTTGGTGTTAGTGGCTACATAATTATGGCTCGTTTATCTAATAAGGACATTGAGAGTTTGCTGAAAGACAGGAATGAAGATTGGAATGTAGACGATGATGGTGGTGAGAGTGAGTGGTCAGGAAGTagtactgatgaccaaaaagatgGTTAAGAGGAAAATTACGAAGAGGATCAAGAGGGAAATGAAGAAGACAATGAGGAAGATAATGTCCTTGAAGAAAATGAAGAGGATGGTGGTGATTTGAATGACGGCGGTGGCGCGAATAGTGGTGCTCCTCGGGGCAGTGGTGTATGGACAGATATTACAGGAAAAGGGGAGCTTCCTAATGACATCGATTTTTGTGCCACAAAGGGAAAAAATTTCTGAAGCAGTGACAAATTGTCGGAGTTTCCTAGACTTTTTTCCAACTATATTTTTCTgacgaacttttgaatgacattGTAGCCGAGACAAACTGATACGCCCGCAATAAGATTGAAAAAATGAGCCCCTTGAAACCCCGCTCGCAGTGGAAAGGTTGGCATGATGTGACTTTGATAGAAATAAAAGCTTTTTTGGGTCCCATTCTCAGCATGGTGATAAATGAACAAAGTGACATAAAAGCCTACTTTTCTACTGCTTGGACAACAAAGCAGGACTTTTTTGGAGAAGTATTTCTCCATGACCGATTTTTGCAACTTTACTGGCCTTTCACATTTGTCCTCCGGCTCCTCGGGGCTCATCAAAATTAGCTACTCGAGCCAAAAAAGTGAAGAATGTTGCCGATTTCATTGACAGCAAGTGTCGAGAGCACTTTTCTCCAGGAGAAAAAATTGCAGTGGATGAGTCTGCTGTCGGTTTCAAGGGAAGAATTGCGTTCAAGCACTGTAATACTCAGAAACCAACGAAGTGGGGCCTACGAGTCTGCATCCTGGCCGATTCTGAAACAGGATTGGTGGAGgaattgaagaaagaaaaaactCATCTAACCGGGACAATAATGGCAAACCGAAAAGGTTTACCAGTCAAGGTAATTAACTGATTTCACTAAATATTTTGCAAAATAGAACTGTACAAAATTTACCATTTTATTTTGCTTCCCATGGACGTCCCATAAGagataaaattgtattttatatgttattttaaagctaaaactttaaagaataaaatacaacTACTTTTAATATGTCTAATTCAATGCATCATCTctcaatttaaaaaaagtaaaaaaaaaattaaatttttcaatttcccccccccccctctccttctaTTTTAACACCACTGCCAAGTCAAAAGTCCATGGtatggaataatgaaaatagtatGCCAATAAAGAGCATCCTTTAAGCttcatttaatacaaaatacactgataagtcaaaaactgtagattttataagcgacgaaagaaacctaagggatatGGAACCCGCACAGCACTGCCAAAGTGCTCCGTTTTGGGGAAACGCTCTCCATTCCAAAAGGGTTAAAATTTAGAAGTAATCTGCTAGTCCATCGGCTGGCGTAAgggagtggtgttgggaggcagaaatagtatcttgatgaattgaaattcttcaaggaggtggtcttgtaggcctgaAGAATGGGAAGGAGCATCATTGTCCTCAACAAGgaagacatggagtggcagattcatctcaagaaatattttttcaccaaacacttcattgatccagtcacaaaaaagatcatgtgtcacccaagccttgttgttgaatctccacatcacatttaatttgctcttctggactttacacttcttgaagacTCGTGGAGTTTCTGAATGTTATAAAAGTagtggtttaattttcaaatcaccaCTTGCATTGTCACAGAATAGCAATTCCAGATAGCCTTTCATTGGCTTGCGACCCGGCAATGCAGTCTCCGCTGCGATTATAAACGTAAGCTTCGGCGTTTTTTTTAGAATAAACATGTCTTGTCACAATTAAAAAATCTGTTTTGTCAGACAACCCTGAGAATCtacgagcatcttgaagttgctgatgaagttctctgctgcctttgggCCACAGCTGGCTGCTTCACTTTGCCTCACAATGATGTTGATaccggttcttctcttaaacttctcgagCCACCCACGACTTCCCTTAAACCCTTCTTTGGCTGCTGATGATCCTGGCATCTTCTAATGAGGTCGGCAAAAATCATTCTCGCCTTCTCACAAATGAACTTCTCGTTAATAGGTTCactttgcaattgcttttcatttatccatataagaaGCAACCTTTCAACATCGTCCAGAACATGAAACTGTTGTTTAGATAATCTTGTCACTCCATTTGAAGCATCTgcctccttaatcttgtccttgttcttgtgCAAATAATTGATGTAGACTGATTGTATATGCATGTTAAATCAGCAATGCTCAAACTACATTCATGTTTTTCAGTGATTTTACGTTTTATTTCTAAGTTCATTTTCTTTCTCGTATGGTTGTCTTCTTGCAGATTTATCTTTGTGGACATTTCTACGGAGGTTATCAAAATTtgcatacaaaaaaaacatggcatGAACACAACTGTAGCAAAATGTGTGATCAGAAGCTTCACCAAGATGGAAGCAAAATAAGTGCTGAACCCAGATTGCAGTATTTACTCGTTATGCAAAAGTCCTCATTCAGTGagtcatttttttatggtttgtttttACTCATTATGTGATTTGTCCATTATGGGAGGCACTCGTTAAGCAAGGTTCCACTGCATTTCAGTGTCTcttgtaggggtggtctgctgcggagctccatgtttaacaatgtaagatgaacggtgtgctccaaatctcttgtgcctgcaccagcattcagCTCTTTCAGCTGAGGTGCCACATATCACCATCTATCattctttacagagcagacaagctccAAACCCTATGTTCTGTGAAGAATTGTGGACGTCCTACGATTTAGTTCCTAGTGTTAGTTTCGGTATCCTCCTTCCTCTTagatgttcacaacagtagcatgtgaacattcaccCAGTtttgctgttttcgagatactcattcacaggttctgtgtgataacaatctgccctttgtcaaagtcgcttacctcaatcgatttccccatttgcagcccataccttcactAGGGTAGTCCCCCATCTGTGGTTGCTTCTCTTATGTACTTTTGTTATTGCTTCACATTCCTgcaatgccaccaggcggcattcagtttcatggtgggcagtggtcataatgttttgacttatcagaGTATATCAGTATATTGTGTactttgtgtgtgtttttattgaggttacttatgcaagctttatactcgtgtaaatgtttttttttttttggcaacaaCAGCAATTCATTTTGATACAGTGCTAATTTGGAGATAAAAATTATGCTTTGTCCCTTCTTGTCTCCTCAATACAGTAAATAATTTAGAACTAGTTCTTTCATTCTCTTCGTAGTTTTTTAGGATCATGTTGTTTTTCTCTGTTGCTGCCTTGATCTCAATTAGTTTTGCTAATCATTGTTGAGTGATCATTTTTGTTACCAGAAGTACTATGTAATTATACTCTTGCCTCCTATTTAAGCTGTTTTTATTTCAGCCACTTCTTGTGAATTTCATAACtaggtttttttttcaaatacttgtATTTGTATACCTTTTTATAAATAGACAACTGTCAGTCTAATCTCATTTACTGTCAGAAGTTAATTCTGCCATTTAGGTTGGCTGAAGAGTGTGCCAGGGGAGCCTAATCGAGCATTTTGCCTCTACTGTAACCGAAGCCTTCATGCTCATTGTTTAAGTCTTTTAAAACATTTATGTACATTAAAGCACACAAGAGCTGCACAGGCCATCGCCCCAGAGCAGGTAGTTTAATTTATATAACCATTAGTCTTATCTACATTTTGGTATTTGTGAAAGAAAATCTAAATTATATGTTACATAAATTATGTTGCTAGCTAAGAATGTGAAGAATAATGTGGCATATTTAAGTCTTTcagattctccaaaaatgtacttaaatcATTGGGCTGTATCTGTTAAAAATTAATTTCTATCTAAGACAATTTGAAAGTTGCTGTTGGGTATTTTGGTTAGAAGAGGTGCAACTGACAATCTCAGAAACTAGTCAGTTGTTACTAGATGATGGCCCAATAATCCAAAACACAGTTTACTTTTCACCCTTAAAATTCTGGATTCCTGAGATTGGAATATTTCCTTTCTGCGCCCCTGTGATAATATCACAGAAGAAGTTATAATAGAAAATTCATTTTATCAGGTTCCACCACTTTATAACTGAGATGCCTGTGACAACATTTGAAGCAGTCTTTGGAGGAACACTGATAATATTATAAAATAGTTGATCAAATGTTAACATACGTCCCATGAACTTTTTCATTGCTGTCAGCTCTTTCGTCCTGAATCAGTAGAATTCCAAGAactatatcagtgcacactccgctgcagagtgaaaatctcattctggaaactatgaCCACGTTAGCTCTTGCCATCATTAATGATCAAACAATATTTTAAAGGAAGAGCACCATTGTTGACATTATGCACGTTTAGAGGATCCATAAACTGCACTGTACATTGCCTTGTACTGCTTACTGAATTCAAGCCtaactcttcctctacagttttcacccctcCAACACATTTGCCTCCATTCTCAAATTGACAATTCTTTGATACCTCAGGATGTTTCCTATCAACTGatacctccttttagtcaagttcacCCTAAATTACTTCTCCACCCCCACCTTCGCCTATTAGATTCAGTATCTTCTCAGTAGTTATCCAATCTGCTTATCTAATCTTTAGGGTGTTTCTGTACATTTTAAAACATTCTGTTCGcctcttgtccacatttcacttataTATGAAGTTCCATTCTTATACAAATACTTTTATAGActtcctaaggccggtattacactatcaaatttctttgtcagatatctttgtcaaatgtcgtccaatatttgatcaaatctagggcctcgctgtagatttgatgaaagaagtcgcttgtcttctgttcactgcaatgtgacttgTTACCACATgtagcgctagcatcgctgcattctgtcgtctgtagtgtttttataaacattgccggtaaatacaattggtgtgtgccgacaactacaaaattaatagagatgtatgaagctgatgaggtgctttactacgcgaggcacgctgaatacaaaaatagattacgaagattggagacctgacctgacctaacctaacctaaccctctcctgtagcacggaatcggagtgttacagtgagcctgtcttctgcagatgtagcagttcttaagtgaatattatgctttgtgatatgaggatacacttcattgagcacatacagaaatgtatgctaatccattcttaagtaattgatgtacaactTGACGTCATCCACTGTAAGCTcatgtaataaattaataaattttgttgaatgcttttatcgtgtcatcgtaaaacccacggcttcactcaGAACACTGTTCAAATGATTCTGGAACACTGCCTGTTAGCCATGTAAATGACcagttatttggaaatgaagatgAAAATTGGCAGCTGATGAAAGTCATAATGAGATTGTCCAAGACATGTTAACTACATATGACAGTGAAGAACAATCagaaattttgccagtacagaTCGTGCGACATAGTGATGCTGTGAGTGCATTTAACACACAGGTCACGTGGGCTGAGGAAAATGATGTAGAAGCAGCTGATGTTTTAGTTTTAAGGAAGCTGCAAGAGAAAGCTTTAAAAATCTCTTTGTTCTCAAAAAAACATACGAAGATTGATGATTTCATATCATGGGCAAAGCCAATTGATGAACATAAAAATGATTGAAgcagaaaaaattaaattgtttttgcttttcagTTAATGTGTTTGTTGCTGTAATATGCGCATAAAGTATTGTTAACATATGATCTGAGTtctacagagtatttttgttttgttttgtgagtcAATTAAAtgtcataatatttaaaaaaaaaaaaaaaaaagacgacctGCACTTTTCATTGAAAATCCAGCAGTTTCTGTAGGCCCTAATCCGACATATCCCAGTCCCGTATGTGTAGGACTACAGAGACTCTACTGTGGATAAATATTGCAATTCTTGAAGAGTTCGTTGGTGCTTATTAGTGGGGCAGTGCAAATCTAATGATTCAAATTGGTGGTGGGCAATTTGAATACCGGTCTGGTTAGTATAACAGAGGGTTTGCCCCTTTCAGCTCCACCCAAAGTAATGATTCATCATAGACAAACAAGACCTCAGAATGGTAATTTTCTAATGGCTAAACCCAAATACTTGTAGGCAAATGTGACACTTGCGTGTTTTATATCATTCCAACTTTATTTTCTGCCCCCgcccccccttttctctctctctctctctctctctctctctctctctctctctctctctttttcccttcATAACATATTATAACCTTCAGGATGACAGTGAAAAAATTtagacaatattatgaaacagatatatggctactcaccatgtagtggagaggccgagtcgcagataggaacAAGAAAAAACTGTCAAACATGTAAGCATTTACATGACCACAGCCTCCAACTGCAGAggctgtggttgtgtgtgtgcgagttgtgtttgcTTGATTACGTGAgagagagggtgtgtgtgtgtgtgtgtgtgtgtgtgtgtgtgtgtgtgtgtgtgtgtgtgtaattctggtGAAGGCATTTCTGACCGAAAGCGTACTTTTTTGACTGCCTTGTTGTTCTGCCTATTTGcgacagcatctctgctatattgtgaaaagcaatctatccttctcataatattgtcgttATTACATGCTGGATTTTCCGTAGTGAAAAAAATTTTCCCACATTTCTTAACTCACACATACTAATTAGGTTCATTGTTTTGCTATTAATAAGTTTCTTGTATTACTATGTTACTTTTTATTCAGAAGTATAGTGTTACTTCATTTGTAAATTAATAGAAATACAATAACTATGTTTTTAGTTCCCATGTGATATTGGTGGAGAGAAAAATACAGAGGCACAACAAAATTTGATTGGTAGTGAAGAAAGTGGAATTGAGGCTGCATGTCAACAAATTATTACCAATAACAGAGTCAGTGTCGAGCAAAATATGTTGAGCACTGAAGGCAGTATTGTAGCTGCTCAGAAGGTAAGTCTTTTACTAAAGTATCAAATGTATTTTATATTGCCACTAACTTGAAACCCTTGTCACTCTTTCATATCTGTTTCTTCAACAGCATTCCCCCTtgcttttaaaaatgattttcagcaTTATTTTCAAGATCCTAGGATCTTTTTATGTCCTCTACAAAAGGAAGGATCCCGCATAAGCCCcatccaccatctctctctctctctctctctctctctctctctctctgtctcatattACTTGTCTTTATCTGGACTTTCCTATATATTTATGATTAGAAAATAATGTCAACCAAATCAACATGCCACATCATAAATATTGTCAGCAAATTGCAGAGGGGGCAGTACAAGGACAGTAATTTAAAAGCAATTTATAGAATTTTGAGGTGACTTCACACAGAATTTGCAGAATAATTACTCACCTTCCGCAGCTTGTATGGTGGACAAACACTACATTGATAAGATTAAGTAAGGCAAGTACAGAGATACAAAGGCAGTAGTGTTTCCATAGTATCATTTGTAACAGAATAGGAACAAAAATGGAAAGGGGAGAGTTTTAATACTAGTATTTTCTAGCTTTGGCTGTAAACCATGTGAAAGTGAAATCAAAAGTCTGGCAAATTATTATGAAATAACTTTTGTTCAATAGCATGACTGTTTTTAAACATGATTCTTATAAGTTCAAATGCTGGACAATCTGGTAGGGTGACATCTCCAACCAGTGTTCAGTAATCCAAACTTACATTCATGTGAAGTCAACATATCTTTTAAAATCCTACCAATAAGCACAATGA
This window encodes:
- the LOC126480986 gene encoding uncharacterized protein LOC126480986 isoform X1, translating into MVVFLQIYLCGHFYGGYQNLHTKKTWHEHNCSKMCDQKLHQDGSKISAEPRLQYLLVMQKSSFSWLKSVPGEPNRAFCLYCNRSLHAHCLSLLKHLCTLKHTRAAQAIAPEQFPCDIGGEKNTEAQQNLIGSEESGIEAACQQIITNNRVSVEQNMLSTEGSIVAAQKQIAGSEMSTQGTKKGISTHVLDTAKGKPANGLQVSLYRLMGGKWTIVSEGYTDEDGRFSNFLQDLELCSGRYKLHFDVDRYFDSTSQESLYPFVEIAFDVKSQQDHYHIPLLLSPFGYTTYRGS